The DNA region ACTGGGACCTGTCCACCACCTACGGCCGCGACAAGGCCGAGCTCTACACCGATAACAACCTCAACCTTTCCAACAACCCGCTGTTGAGCCAGCGGCGCTTCCACCTGACCGACGAGATCTTCGACCAGTGGACCACCAACCTGGACTTCAGCCGCGCGCTGGACATCGGCTGGAGCAGCCCGCTGGAAACCTCCTTCGGCATCGAGTACCGCTGGGAGAAATACGAGCTCGCCGAGGGCGAACCCAACTCCTACAACTACGGCAGCTACGTGATCCCCAGCGGTCCCAGCGCCGGCACGCGCCCGGACCCGGGCCTGTTCTCGGTCAACGGCACCACCCCCGAGGACGCCGGCGACATGATCCGCCACAGCGGCGCCGCCTATGTGGACTTCGGCCTCAACATCACGCCCGAGTGGTACACCGCCTTCGCCCTGCGCCACGAGAAGTACAACCAGGACATCGGCGAAACCACCAGCGGCAAGTTCACCACCCGCTACGAGTTCGCCCCGGGCTATGCGGTGCGGGCGGCGGTGAGCAACGGCTTCCGCGCACCGTCCCTGGCGCAGAACGTGTTCTCCTCCACCAGCTCGGTGACCATCTTCGGTAGCGGTGGCTCCACCACCACCGCGCGCACCAAGCAGATGCGCCCCGGCTCGCCGGAAGCCATCGCCCTCGGTGCCGAGACCCTGGAACCGGAAACCTCGCGCAACTACAGCCTGGGCTTCACCGCCGAGCCCACCGACCGCCTGCGCCTGACCGCCGACTTCTACCTGATCGACATCGACGACCGCATCCTGCAGACCGGCGTGCTCACCGGCCCGGCGGTGTCGGCGATCCTGGTGGCCAACGGCCTGTCGCCGAACCTCTCCGGCCAGTACTTCGCCAACGCCGCCGACACCCGCACCAAGGGCGTCGACCTGGTGGCCGAGTACCGCCAGCCGCTGGACGAGTACGGCACGGTGCGCTGGAGCCTGGCCTACAACCGCAACAAGACCACCATCCGCGACCTCGCCGAGACGCCGTCCGAGCTCTCCAGCCTGGGTTCCGGCTACGTGCTGTTCGACCGCCAGCAGCAGACCGACCTGACCAAGGCCACGCCCAAGGACAAGTGGATCATCAACACCAACTACAAGGTGGACGACTGGACCCTGAACCTGACGCTGACCCGCTACGGCGAGTACACCGAGGGCTCGAACATCCCGGCCAACGACCGCACCTACAGCGCCAAGTGGATCACCGACATCGACGTCGCCTACGACGTCACCCAGAACCTCACCGTGGCCCTGGGCGCCAACAACCTGTTCGACGAATACCCGGACAGCATCGGCATCGTGCCCTGGGCCGGCACCTACGAGTACGGCATGTTCTCGCCCTACGGCCTGGGTGGCGGCTACTACTACGGCCGCGTGAGCCTGGCGTTCTGATGATGGGCAAGGGCCGTTTGCTGGCGGGCCTGCTGTGCCTGGCGCTGGGGTCTGCCCCCGGGCTGGGCGCCGAGGCGCTGCGTGTGTCGAGCCAGAAGAACTCGTTGCAGGTGCTGCTGCAGGCCGCCGGCGAGCTGGAGTCGGTGCCGTACCCCATCGAGTTCGCCGCCTTCGGTGCGGCAGCGCCCACGGCCGAGGCCCTGAGCGCCGGCGCGGTGGATGTCGGCACCCTGGGCGTCGCGCCCTTCGTCTTCGCCGCCTCGGCCGGTGCCGGGTTGAAGACGGTGGGCGTGGTGCGCCTGAAGGTCACGCCCACGGCGGTGGCCATCGTCGTGCCCGAGGGCTCGCCGCTCACCGATGCCGCGTCCCTGGTGGGCAAGCGCATCACCACCACGCGCGGGTCCATCGGCCATTACCTGGCGCTGGCGGCGCTGCGCTCGGTGGGCCGCAGCGGGCGCGATGCGACGTTCGTGTTCCTGCAGCCGGGGGAGTCCCGCGGCCTGCTGGCCAACGGCGGGGCGGATGCCTGGGCCACCTGGGACCCGTACACCAGCATGGTGCAGCTGGAAGGCGGCACGCGGGTGCTGGTCAGCGGGGAAGGGCTGTTCGCCGGCAACATGCTGCTGGTGGCCAACCCGGCGGCGATCCGCGACAAGCCGGAGCAGCTGCGGGACTTCCTCCAGCGCGTCGGCCGCGCCTGGGACTGGGCCAACGCCCATGTCGAGGCCTTCTCGGCGATCCAGGCGCGCCAGAGCGGCCTGCCGCTGGAGGTGCACCTGCGCTCCAACCGCTACTCGCAACCCAGGCGGGTGGACGTGGACGAGGCCCTGGTGCAGGACCTCGCCGACACCGCCCGGCTGTACCGGGACGAGGGCGTGATCGGGCCGGGATTCGAGGCTGAAAACCAGGTGGATCGGCAATTCAATTCGACTCGACAAGTTCAATGAATGACGGTTGTAAGTTGCACGCCAGTTCAACTTTAAACTGTAACTTTCATAATCTTCATGCGTGGCGTTAATAGTGATCCTGATTGAATTGAAATAAACCCGAATTAATTGGAAACAAAGTTTGGAGGCTAGAGAAAATCGATATTTCACAAGTGGTTGCGGCTTGTTGAATATGCAGTTCAGGTGATCTCGGATCACGCATACATACCAGGCAGGGACGCCTGCCGTTAATACGAACGACAACTTCCAGGGATACGCGAGGAGTCTTCATGCTGACCACTACCACGGTCGAGGAATTGACCGCAGCGCATATACACGATGTTATCCACGCCCGCACTTACGGGATTCTCATAAAGGGCTTCGCTTCGGCCGATACCGTGGCCCTGGCACTCGACCGCCTGAGCCGCCACGAACTGCGCGGTGCCTTCAGCGAACAGACCGAGTTCGTGCGCCTGGGCAAGGCCTATATCGAAATTGGCGACGAGGCCAGCCGGGTCGACTACCACGCCCAGGCCGTCACCAATATCCGCAAGATTCGCAGCGTGTTCAGCCCGTTGGCATCGCCCATCGACGAGCTGCGCCTGCTGCTCGACGAGGTCTGGCCCAAGGGCGCGCGGCTGCTGGATGTGAACGGCGAGAAGTGCTTCGTCGGCATCGCCCGCTTCCAGGGCAACGGCGTCGACCTCACCCCGCACACCGACAACCTGGAACGCAATGCGCCCCAAGACCACGAGCCGAAGCTGCTGACCCAGCTCTCCACCAACATCTACCTGCAGATACCCGAGGACGGCGGCGAACTGGAGATCTGGGGCATCCACCCCGACGAGATCGAGTACGACCGCCTGCGCGGCGAGCGCGCCTACGGCATCGAGCGGCACCTGCTGCCGCCGCCGGACCTGGTGATCAAGCCCGAGCCCGGCGACCTGATCTTCCTCAACCCCCGGCTGATCCACGCGGTGCGCCCCTCGGCCACCGCCACCCGGGTCACCCTCGGCGTATTCATCGGCTATTTCGGCGACGACCAGCCCCTTGCCTACTGGAGCTAAAGACATGAGCGATGTGGAAGCGATCAACCTCAAGGCCTATTTCAACAAGGGTGGCGAAGAACTGGACTTCACCGGCAAGCGCTGCGTGCTGGCCGTGAGCGTGGGCCAGGAGTACCACGAGGAGCAGAAGCTCAGCTCCACCGTGCACCTGATCAACAAGTCCGGCTTCAGCCGGGTGAAAGTGGTGGTGGCCGACACCCTGCAGCGCCACAACAAGCACGGCAAATCCCCGGGCGAGGCGCTCTCCGCCTCGATCCGCGACGGCGACGCCTGGCTGGCGCGCAACCGCAAGTACCTGGCCGGCCTGGAAGCGCCGGTGACCATCAGCCGCTGGAACCAGGAACTGGCTTCCGACCGCTACGCGGAGTTGCGCCAGCAGGTGGACCAGCTCTACCGCGAGAGCGAGGACCTGCGCGGCGCCATCGAAGCCACCATCGGTGTGTTCATCGAGCGCCTCCGACTTCGCGACCCGGACGCCGACGTCGAGCGCGCGGCCGCCCAGTGCCGCGAGTACATCCTGGAAGAGGTGCCGATCATCCTCCCGCTGTGGGCGGAGGAGGGCTACGACTACGTGATCTACCCGCAGCAGATGACCAACGCCATGGCCACCGCCCGGCGCCTGCTGATCGAGCCCCACGCGCCGGACCGGGTGCACTGGCTGCCGCTGAAGTTCAAGAAGCGCGGCATCCCGATCCCCTTCACCCTCCCGGGCGCCGTGCACCCGGCCTGGGCGGGGAGTGCGATTGCGATCTGACTGTTCCATGAAGGGCGGCTTGCGCCGCCATCGCGAATGAATTCGCTCCCACAAAAACCTGTAGGGGCGAATTCATTCGCCCAGCGATGCACCGCATCGCCAACCGATCCCGGCACACAGCCTGAAGGTTGATGAACCACCTGTGGGAGCGGATTCATCCGCGAAAAATGCGCAGCCCTTCGGGCTGCCTGGGCGAATGAATTCGCCCCAACCAGGGCCCCACGCCACACGGACGACGGCCTCCACCCCCTGTCATGACGGAAGGAGTTCCCATGAGCGTTTTTGCGCAACAGCAACGCAAATGGTGGGCCTTGCTCGGTGTGAGCATCGCCAGTTTTCTCGGCTGCGTGGATTTCACCATCGTCAACACCGCGCTGCCGGCCCTGCAGGCCGACCTCGGTGCTTCGGTGGAAAGCCTGCAATGGGTGATCAACGGCTTCATCCTCGCGCTCTCCAGCGCCATGGTGCTGGTGGGCCGGCTGGCCGACCTGCATGGCCGCCGGCGGGTGCTGAACATTGGCCTCGCCGTATTCGGCCTGGCCTCCCTCGGTGCCGGGCTGGCCACCAGCATCGATGCCCTGGTGGCCGCGCGGGTGGCCCAGGGGCTGGCCTGTGCGGTGCTGTACACGGCCTCCGGCGCCATCGTCTCGGCCACCTTCGCCGCCGAGGAGCAGGGCAAGGCCTTCGGCGTGCTGTTCGGCGTCAACGGCGTCGGCCTCGCCGTGGGACCGGTGCTTGGCGGGGTGATCACCAGCGCCTTCGGCTGGCAGTGGATCTTCCTGGTCAACGTGCCCTTCGTGCTGCTCAGCCTGGCGATCATCGCCCTGGCGGCGGACGAATCCCGTGCCGAGCAGGACGGCTCGCGGCTCGACTGGGCCGGTGCAGCGCTGCTGCTGGTGGGCCTGCCGAGCCTGGTGCTGGTGATCGTCCAGGGCGGTGCCTGGGGCTGGGCCTCGGCCACCACCCTGGGCCTGATCGGCCTGGCCGCGCTGGCCTTCGTCGCCTTCGTCGCGGTGGAGCTGCGGGTGCGCGCGCCCATCGTCGACCTGCGCCTGTTCGCCAACCGCCGCTTCGTCGCCGCGGTGACCGCCAGCTTCGGCCTGGCGCTGTTCTACTGCGTGGCCTTCTTCGTGATGCCGCTGTACCTGTCGCTGATCCGTGGCGAGAGCGTGCAGGCCAGCGGCCTGCTGTTGCTGCCCACCACCCTGGGCGTGGCGCTGCTGTCGCCGGTGGTGGGGCGGTTGGTGGATCGCAAGGGCCCGGCGCTGCTGATCCAGGCCGGGCTGCTGTTCTTCGCCCTGTCGGCCTTGCTGCAGGCCG from Pseudomonas tohonis includes:
- a CDS encoding TonB-dependent receptor plug domain-containing protein; its protein translation is MRNAFSKTFSLSPLSAALLLALGGEALAASDPTLSTVVVTGVRGSQQRTVTDSPAPVDVISGEQLKTSGQNGLKDMLTRLLPSFNAPTINGGGTAFLVRGISMRGLGGDQVLILVNGKRRHNTAMINNNARVGTAAVPVDLDLIPTAAIERIEVLRDGAAAQYGSDAIAGVINIILKKDAEGITSDSSLGQYYSGDGTTGHEAANFGFGLGEGGFFNLSFDAKVQEPYDRAGAVRGNFGTLANGQPDPRITQRHGWGEEYGLGRDRTYSSAYNLELPLGDDLKFYSFSTLSYRDGKKVLGHRAPSDITATTWLPNAPYPKGGQATREVEETDYQFLGGLKGLAADWDWDLSTTYGRDKAELYTDNNLNLSNNPLLSQRRFHLTDEIFDQWTTNLDFSRALDIGWSSPLETSFGIEYRWEKYELAEGEPNSYNYGSYVIPSGPSAGTRPDPGLFSVNGTTPEDAGDMIRHSGAAYVDFGLNITPEWYTAFALRHEKYNQDIGETTSGKFTTRYEFAPGYAVRAAVSNGFRAPSLAQNVFSSTSSVTIFGSGGSTTTARTKQMRPGSPEAIALGAETLEPETSRNYSLGFTAEPTDRLRLTADFYLIDIDDRILQTGVLTGPAVSAILVANGLSPNLSGQYFANAADTRTKGVDLVAEYRQPLDEYGTVRWSLAYNRNKTTIRDLAETPSELSSLGSGYVLFDRQQQTDLTKATPKDKWIINTNYKVDDWTLNLTLTRYGEYTEGSNIPANDRTYSAKWITDIDVAYDVTQNLTVALGANNLFDEYPDSIGIVPWAGTYEYGMFSPYGLGGGYYYGRVSLAF
- a CDS encoding aliphatic sulfonate ABC transporter substrate-binding protein; the encoded protein is MGKGRLLAGLLCLALGSAPGLGAEALRVSSQKNSLQVLLQAAGELESVPYPIEFAAFGAAAPTAEALSAGAVDVGTLGVAPFVFAASAGAGLKTVGVVRLKVTPTAVAIVVPEGSPLTDAASLVGKRITTTRGSIGHYLALAALRSVGRSGRDATFVFLQPGESRGLLANGGADAWATWDPYTSMVQLEGGTRVLVSGEGLFAGNMLLVANPAAIRDKPEQLRDFLQRVGRAWDWANAHVEAFSAIQARQSGLPLEVHLRSNRYSQPRRVDVDEALVQDLADTARLYRDEGVIGPGFEAENQVDRQFNSTRQVQ
- a CDS encoding 2OG-Fe(II) oxygenase — translated: MLTTTTVEELTAAHIHDVIHARTYGILIKGFASADTVALALDRLSRHELRGAFSEQTEFVRLGKAYIEIGDEASRVDYHAQAVTNIRKIRSVFSPLASPIDELRLLLDEVWPKGARLLDVNGEKCFVGIARFQGNGVDLTPHTDNLERNAPQDHEPKLLTQLSTNIYLQIPEDGGELEIWGIHPDEIEYDRLRGERAYGIERHLLPPPDLVIKPEPGDLIFLNPRLIHAVRPSATATRVTLGVFIGYFGDDQPLAYWS
- a CDS encoding tRNA-dependent cyclodipeptide synthase codes for the protein MSDVEAINLKAYFNKGGEELDFTGKRCVLAVSVGQEYHEEQKLSSTVHLINKSGFSRVKVVVADTLQRHNKHGKSPGEALSASIRDGDAWLARNRKYLAGLEAPVTISRWNQELASDRYAELRQQVDQLYRESEDLRGAIEATIGVFIERLRLRDPDADVERAAAQCREYILEEVPIILPLWAEEGYDYVIYPQQMTNAMATARRLLIEPHAPDRVHWLPLKFKKRGIPIPFTLPGAVHPAWAGSAIAI
- a CDS encoding DHA2 family efflux MFS transporter permease subunit, translating into MSVFAQQQRKWWALLGVSIASFLGCVDFTIVNTALPALQADLGASVESLQWVINGFILALSSAMVLVGRLADLHGRRRVLNIGLAVFGLASLGAGLATSIDALVAARVAQGLACAVLYTASGAIVSATFAAEEQGKAFGVLFGVNGVGLAVGPVLGGVITSAFGWQWIFLVNVPFVLLSLAIIALAADESRAEQDGSRLDWAGAALLLVGLPSLVLVIVQGGAWGWASATTLGLIGLAALAFVAFVAVELRVRAPIVDLRLFANRRFVAAVTASFGLALFYCVAFFVMPLYLSLIRGESVQASGLLLLPTTLGVALLSPVVGRLVDRKGPALLIQAGLLFFALSALLQAGFAEGTSLPYLLGAFAVMGLGWACILGPSTVLGISSVPQQVGSVAMGSLMTLHNVGGGLGLAVGVGLYRAFAAHALAGSTGVAADTDWLARAAAAPEQGVALLGAHLAQAPEVLQGWVHGAFLQGYQAVMLFLAASVLLVWASVALLLRAQVAAPAEAAAEQEPSHGKA